Proteins found in one Salvia splendens isolate huo1 chromosome 10, SspV2, whole genome shotgun sequence genomic segment:
- the LOC121751659 gene encoding probable sucrose-phosphate synthase 1 isoform X2 yields the protein MCWRIWNLARQKKQLEGEEAQRRNKRRLERERGRREAVADMSEDLSEGEKGDIVSDLSSHGETNKARLPRISSVETMEAWASQQKGKKLYIVLISLHGLIRGENMELGRDSDTGGQVKYVVELARALGSIPGVYRVDLLTRQVSSPEVDWSYGEPTEMLPPRNSEGLMDEMGESSGAYIVRVPFGPKDKYIQKELLWPYIPEFVDGALNHIIQMSKVLGEQIGNGHPVWPVAIHGHYADAGDSAALLSGALNVPMLFTGHSFGRDKLEQLLRQGRLSRDEINSTYKIMRRIEAEELSLDASEIVITSTRQEIEEQWRLYDGFDPILERKLRARIKRNVNCYGRFMPRMVVIPPGMEFHHIIPHDGDMDAEPEPDEDGNSPDPPIWTEIMRFFSNPRKPMILALARPDPKKNLTTLVKAFGECRPLRELANLTLIMGSRDNIDEMSGPNASVLLSILKLIDKYDLYGQVAYPKHHKQSDVPDIYRLAAKTKGVFINPAFIEPFGLTLIEAAAHGLPIVATKNGGPVDIDRVLDNSILVDPHDQQAIADALLKLVADKHLWAKCRANGLKNIHLFSWPEHCKTYLSKIASCKPRKPRWLQNKNDGSDDESSESDSPSDSLRDIHDISLNLKFSFDGSKDIRENIDGSLDSGDQRSKIENAMQTWSKGMAKSAQKSGSTTEKGDQKFPALRRRKHIIVIAVDSDGSSGFAETVRKIFEVLETERTEGSVGFILATSLNIREIRAFLESEGLKPTDFDSFICNSGGDLYYSSLHSEDSPFVVDLYYHSHIEYRWGGEGLRKTLVRWAASITDKKGGKEEHIVVEDEETSADYCYSFKVQKPGVIPPVREVRKLMRIQALRCNVIYCQNGSKINVIPVLASRSQALRYLYLRWGMDLSKVVVFVGESGDTDYEGLLGGIHKSVVLSGVCSSASGLHANRSYPLADVICNDSPNITRTSQGCSSSDLRAQMEELGLLKG from the exons ATGTGCTGGCGGATTTGGAATTTGGCTCGCCAGAAAAAGCAg CTCGAAGGGGAGGAGGCACAGAGAAGGAACAAACGGCGGCTTGAGCGAGAACGAGGTCGGAGAGAAGCAGTTGCTGATATGTCTGAGGACCTATCTGAGGGAGAGAAAGGGGATATAGTTAGTGACCTTTCATCTCATGGTGAAACCAATAAAGCCCGGCTGCCTAGAATCAGTTCAGTTGAAACCATGGAGGCCTGGGCTAGTCAACAGAAGGGGAAAAAGTTGTACATTGTATTGATTAG CCTGCATGGTTTGATACGTGGTGAAAACATGGAGCTTGGCCGTGATTCTGATACTGGTGGCCAG GTAAAGTATGTTGTTGAATTGGCAAGAGCTCTAGGTTCAATTCCAGGTGTATATCGCGTTGATCTACTAACAAGACAAGTATCATCGCCGGAAGTAGACTGGAGTTACGGTGAACCCACGGAGATGCTGCCACCACGAAATTCTGAGGGTTTGATGGATGAGATGGGGGAGAGTAGTGGTGCTTATATAGTTCGCGTCCCTTTTGGGCCAAAAgataaatatatacaaaaagAGCTACTATGGCCATACATCCCTGAATTTGTAGATGGTGCTCTTAACCATATTATTCAGATGTCAAAAGTTCTTGGTGAACAAATTGGAAATGGACATCCAGTTTGGCCTGTAGCTATCCATGGTCACTATGCGGATGCAGGTGACTCCGCTGCCCTTTTGTCTGGTGCCCTGAATGTTCCCATGCTTTTTACTGGTCATTCATTTGGCCGTGATAAGCTGGAACAACTTCTGAGACAAGGCCGACTATCGAGGGATGAGATCAACTCTACTTATAAAATCATGCGAAGAATAGAGGCAGAAGAGTTATCCCTCGATGCCTCTGAAATAGTTATTACTAGCACCAGACAGGAGATAGAGGAGCAGTGGCGGTTATATGATGGTTTTGACCCCATATTAGAGCGTAAATTACGAGCCAGGATTAAGCGTAATGTGAACTGCTATGGAAGGTTCATGCCTCGCATGGTT GTAATACCACCTGGAATGGAATTTCATCACATAATCCCACATGATGGAGACATGGATGCTGAACCTGAACCAGACGAAGATGGAAACTCTCCGGATCCACCAATCTGGACTGAG ATAATGCGTTTCTTTTCAAACCCAAGGAAGCCTATGATTCTTGCACTTGCCAGGCCAGATCCAAAGAAAAATCTGACAACCTTAGTGAAAGCATTTGGGGAGTGCAGACCTTTAAGGGAGCTTGCTAATCTT ACTTTAATAATGGGAAGTCGTGATAATATTGATGAAATGTCAGGCCCAAATGCTTCTGTTCTTCTGTCAATTCTCAAGCTGATTGATAAGTACGATCTCTATGGGCAAGTAGCATATCCTAAACACCACAAGCAGTCAGATGTTCCTGACATCTATCGTCTAGCAGCAAAGACCAAG GGGGTTTTCATAAATCCAGCTTTTATCGAACCTTTTGGGCTTACATTGATTGAG GCTGCGGCTCATGGTTTACCTATTGTTGCAACCAAAAATGGTGGCCCTGTTGACATAGATAGG GTACTGGACAACAGTATCCTTGTTGATCCCCATGATCAGCAAGCTATAGCCGATGCTCTTTTGAAGCTGGTTGCTGATAAGCATCTCTGGGCTAAATGTCGAGCAAATGGATTGAAGAATATTCATCTTTTCTCATGGCCTGAACATTGTAAAACGTATCTCTCCAAAATTGCAAGTTGCAAACCAAGGAAACCTCGCTGGCTGCAGAACAAAAATGACGGCAGTGATGATGAAAGTTCTGAGTCAGATTCACCTAGTGACTCGTTGAGGGACATACATGACATATCGTTGAACTTAAAATTCTCATTTGATGGAAGTAAGGACATCCGAGAAAATATTGATGGTTCCTTAGACTCGGGAGATCAAAGAAGCAAGATAGAAAATGCTATGCAAACATGGTCGAAGGGTATGGCAAAGAGTGCTCAGAAATCTGGTTCTACTACTGAAAAAGGAGATCAGAAGTTCCCTGCACTTAGGAGGAGGAAACACATTATTGTGATTGCTGTGGACTCTGATGGAAGTTCTGGTTTTGCTGAAACAGTTAGGAAGATCTTTGAGGTCTTAGAGACAGAAAGGACCGAAGGCTCAGTGGGATTTATATTAGCAACATCACTCAACATTAGAGAAATACGTGCCTTTCTGGAATCCGAAGGACTGAAACCTACTGACTTTGACTCGTTCATTTGCAACAGTGGTGGTGATCTTTACTATTCATCTCTTCATTCAGAAGACAGCCCGTTTGTTGTTGACTTATATTATCACTCACATATTGAGTACCGTTGGGGCGGTGAGGGTTTGAGAAAGACATTAGTACGTTGGGCAGCTTCTATAACTGATAAAAAAGGAGGGAAGGAAGAACACATTGTTGTTGAAGATGAAGAAACTTCAGCTGACTACTGCTACTCATTTAAAGTTCAGAAGCCTGGAGTG ATCCCTCCTGTGAGGGAGGTGAGAAAGCTAATGAGAATCCAGGCATTACGTTGTAATGTTATCTATTGTCAAAATGGAAGCAAGATAAACGTAATCCCAGTCCTGGCGTCTCGTTCCCAAGCTCTAAG GTATTTGTATCTCCGGTGGGGTATGGACTTGTCAAAAGTGGTGGTCTTTGTTGGGGAAAGTGGAGACACCGACTATGAAGGCTTGCTCGGAGGCATCCACAAGTCTGTCGTATTGAGTGGCGTCTGCAGCAGCGCGAGTGGCCTCCATGCCAACCGGAGCTACCCACTTGCTGACGTTATATGCAACGACAGCCCCAATATTACCCGTACCTCCCAAGGATGCAGCAGCTCGGATCTCCGAGCTCAAATGGAAGAACTAGGACTCCTCAAGGGGTAG
- the LOC121751659 gene encoding probable sucrose-phosphate synthase 1 isoform X1 — protein sequence MAGNDWINSYLEAILDVGPGIDEAKSSLLLRERGRFSPTRYFVEEVITGFDETDFHRTWLRAQATRSPQERNTRLENMCWRIWNLARQKKQLEGEEAQRRNKRRLERERGRREAVADMSEDLSEGEKGDIVSDLSSHGETNKARLPRISSVETMEAWASQQKGKKLYIVLISLHGLIRGENMELGRDSDTGGQVKYVVELARALGSIPGVYRVDLLTRQVSSPEVDWSYGEPTEMLPPRNSEGLMDEMGESSGAYIVRVPFGPKDKYIQKELLWPYIPEFVDGALNHIIQMSKVLGEQIGNGHPVWPVAIHGHYADAGDSAALLSGALNVPMLFTGHSFGRDKLEQLLRQGRLSRDEINSTYKIMRRIEAEELSLDASEIVITSTRQEIEEQWRLYDGFDPILERKLRARIKRNVNCYGRFMPRMVVIPPGMEFHHIIPHDGDMDAEPEPDEDGNSPDPPIWTEIMRFFSNPRKPMILALARPDPKKNLTTLVKAFGECRPLRELANLTLIMGSRDNIDEMSGPNASVLLSILKLIDKYDLYGQVAYPKHHKQSDVPDIYRLAAKTKGVFINPAFIEPFGLTLIEAAAHGLPIVATKNGGPVDIDRVLDNSILVDPHDQQAIADALLKLVADKHLWAKCRANGLKNIHLFSWPEHCKTYLSKIASCKPRKPRWLQNKNDGSDDESSESDSPSDSLRDIHDISLNLKFSFDGSKDIRENIDGSLDSGDQRSKIENAMQTWSKGMAKSAQKSGSTTEKGDQKFPALRRRKHIIVIAVDSDGSSGFAETVRKIFEVLETERTEGSVGFILATSLNIREIRAFLESEGLKPTDFDSFICNSGGDLYYSSLHSEDSPFVVDLYYHSHIEYRWGGEGLRKTLVRWAASITDKKGGKEEHIVVEDEETSADYCYSFKVQKPGVIPPVREVRKLMRIQALRCNVIYCQNGSKINVIPVLASRSQALRYLYLRWGMDLSKVVVFVGESGDTDYEGLLGGIHKSVVLSGVCSSASGLHANRSYPLADVICNDSPNITRTSQGCSSSDLRAQMEELGLLKG from the exons ATGGCGGGAAATGATTGGATAAACAGCTACTTGGAAGCGATTCTAGATGTTGGCCCCGGCATCGACGAAGCAAAGTCGTCTCTGCTGCTGCGGGAGAGGGGGAGGTTCAGCCCTACCAGATACTTCGTCGAGGAGGTCATTACCGGATTCGATGAGACCGACTTCCACCGCACGTGGCTCCGA GCGCAGGCGACGCGGAGTCCGCAGGAGAGGAATACGAGGCTGGAGAACATGTGCTGGCGGATTTGGAATTTGGCTCGCCAGAAAAAGCAg CTCGAAGGGGAGGAGGCACAGAGAAGGAACAAACGGCGGCTTGAGCGAGAACGAGGTCGGAGAGAAGCAGTTGCTGATATGTCTGAGGACCTATCTGAGGGAGAGAAAGGGGATATAGTTAGTGACCTTTCATCTCATGGTGAAACCAATAAAGCCCGGCTGCCTAGAATCAGTTCAGTTGAAACCATGGAGGCCTGGGCTAGTCAACAGAAGGGGAAAAAGTTGTACATTGTATTGATTAG CCTGCATGGTTTGATACGTGGTGAAAACATGGAGCTTGGCCGTGATTCTGATACTGGTGGCCAG GTAAAGTATGTTGTTGAATTGGCAAGAGCTCTAGGTTCAATTCCAGGTGTATATCGCGTTGATCTACTAACAAGACAAGTATCATCGCCGGAAGTAGACTGGAGTTACGGTGAACCCACGGAGATGCTGCCACCACGAAATTCTGAGGGTTTGATGGATGAGATGGGGGAGAGTAGTGGTGCTTATATAGTTCGCGTCCCTTTTGGGCCAAAAgataaatatatacaaaaagAGCTACTATGGCCATACATCCCTGAATTTGTAGATGGTGCTCTTAACCATATTATTCAGATGTCAAAAGTTCTTGGTGAACAAATTGGAAATGGACATCCAGTTTGGCCTGTAGCTATCCATGGTCACTATGCGGATGCAGGTGACTCCGCTGCCCTTTTGTCTGGTGCCCTGAATGTTCCCATGCTTTTTACTGGTCATTCATTTGGCCGTGATAAGCTGGAACAACTTCTGAGACAAGGCCGACTATCGAGGGATGAGATCAACTCTACTTATAAAATCATGCGAAGAATAGAGGCAGAAGAGTTATCCCTCGATGCCTCTGAAATAGTTATTACTAGCACCAGACAGGAGATAGAGGAGCAGTGGCGGTTATATGATGGTTTTGACCCCATATTAGAGCGTAAATTACGAGCCAGGATTAAGCGTAATGTGAACTGCTATGGAAGGTTCATGCCTCGCATGGTT GTAATACCACCTGGAATGGAATTTCATCACATAATCCCACATGATGGAGACATGGATGCTGAACCTGAACCAGACGAAGATGGAAACTCTCCGGATCCACCAATCTGGACTGAG ATAATGCGTTTCTTTTCAAACCCAAGGAAGCCTATGATTCTTGCACTTGCCAGGCCAGATCCAAAGAAAAATCTGACAACCTTAGTGAAAGCATTTGGGGAGTGCAGACCTTTAAGGGAGCTTGCTAATCTT ACTTTAATAATGGGAAGTCGTGATAATATTGATGAAATGTCAGGCCCAAATGCTTCTGTTCTTCTGTCAATTCTCAAGCTGATTGATAAGTACGATCTCTATGGGCAAGTAGCATATCCTAAACACCACAAGCAGTCAGATGTTCCTGACATCTATCGTCTAGCAGCAAAGACCAAG GGGGTTTTCATAAATCCAGCTTTTATCGAACCTTTTGGGCTTACATTGATTGAG GCTGCGGCTCATGGTTTACCTATTGTTGCAACCAAAAATGGTGGCCCTGTTGACATAGATAGG GTACTGGACAACAGTATCCTTGTTGATCCCCATGATCAGCAAGCTATAGCCGATGCTCTTTTGAAGCTGGTTGCTGATAAGCATCTCTGGGCTAAATGTCGAGCAAATGGATTGAAGAATATTCATCTTTTCTCATGGCCTGAACATTGTAAAACGTATCTCTCCAAAATTGCAAGTTGCAAACCAAGGAAACCTCGCTGGCTGCAGAACAAAAATGACGGCAGTGATGATGAAAGTTCTGAGTCAGATTCACCTAGTGACTCGTTGAGGGACATACATGACATATCGTTGAACTTAAAATTCTCATTTGATGGAAGTAAGGACATCCGAGAAAATATTGATGGTTCCTTAGACTCGGGAGATCAAAGAAGCAAGATAGAAAATGCTATGCAAACATGGTCGAAGGGTATGGCAAAGAGTGCTCAGAAATCTGGTTCTACTACTGAAAAAGGAGATCAGAAGTTCCCTGCACTTAGGAGGAGGAAACACATTATTGTGATTGCTGTGGACTCTGATGGAAGTTCTGGTTTTGCTGAAACAGTTAGGAAGATCTTTGAGGTCTTAGAGACAGAAAGGACCGAAGGCTCAGTGGGATTTATATTAGCAACATCACTCAACATTAGAGAAATACGTGCCTTTCTGGAATCCGAAGGACTGAAACCTACTGACTTTGACTCGTTCATTTGCAACAGTGGTGGTGATCTTTACTATTCATCTCTTCATTCAGAAGACAGCCCGTTTGTTGTTGACTTATATTATCACTCACATATTGAGTACCGTTGGGGCGGTGAGGGTTTGAGAAAGACATTAGTACGTTGGGCAGCTTCTATAACTGATAAAAAAGGAGGGAAGGAAGAACACATTGTTGTTGAAGATGAAGAAACTTCAGCTGACTACTGCTACTCATTTAAAGTTCAGAAGCCTGGAGTG ATCCCTCCTGTGAGGGAGGTGAGAAAGCTAATGAGAATCCAGGCATTACGTTGTAATGTTATCTATTGTCAAAATGGAAGCAAGATAAACGTAATCCCAGTCCTGGCGTCTCGTTCCCAAGCTCTAAG GTATTTGTATCTCCGGTGGGGTATGGACTTGTCAAAAGTGGTGGTCTTTGTTGGGGAAAGTGGAGACACCGACTATGAAGGCTTGCTCGGAGGCATCCACAAGTCTGTCGTATTGAGTGGCGTCTGCAGCAGCGCGAGTGGCCTCCATGCCAACCGGAGCTACCCACTTGCTGACGTTATATGCAACGACAGCCCCAATATTACCCGTACCTCCCAAGGATGCAGCAGCTCGGATCTCCGAGCTCAAATGGAAGAACTAGGACTCCTCAAGGGGTAG
- the LOC121752704 gene encoding uncharacterized protein LOC121752704, producing the protein MDTNQKDFSKTFERTKKKTTGSSVSLHSGSNLAAAEKRSKMREDRLQQSAARTTEISTINQQDVLRTTTSAEIRSKKKNDMQKPETSKRGRSQCIDKPEMPARKKQAKAKSDKAITCKIRRPKLVIKIGVKVLVDAIEKMNSKQKAALEEMGFGQLVHLKIRCIPADMAFSLLEKF; encoded by the exons ATGGATACAAATCAAAAGGATTTTTCGAAAA CTTTCGAacgaacaaagaaaaaaacaacCGGAAGTTCCGTTTCACTTCACTCAGGCTCGAACC TTGCTGCAGCCGAAAAAAGGTCTAAGATGCGTGAAGATAGACTGCAACAAAGTGCTGCACGTACAACTGAAATAAGCACAATAAATCAACAGGATGTTCTTCGAACAACAACTTCTGCCGAAATAaggtcaaaaaagaaaaatgatatgCAGAAACCAGAGA CCTCAAAGCGTGGGAGGTCACAATGCATCGACAAACCAGAAATGCCTGCCAGAAAGAAACAGGCTAAAGCAAAGAGTGACAAAGCTATTACTTGTAAAATCAGAAGACCTAAATTGGTCATTAAGATAGGGGTGAAAGTTTTGGTTGATGCCATTGAGAAAATGAACTCCAAACAAAAAGCTGCTCTGGAAGAGATGGGTTTCGGACAGCTTGTGCATTTGAAGATACGATGTATTCCTGCTGACATGGCATTTTCACTACTTGAAAAATTTTAA